TTGGGTTCGCTTAAAGATATAGACAAAGAAATTGTAAGAGGACTAGAGTTAACAGCCGTTAAGGAAGCAGAAAAAAGTATATCACAAAATATAAATAGTAAATTGTACTGTGTGGGATATAGCGTTAAAAATTACTATTTAAATGGATATGTGATTTCTAATCTTCTATCTCATAAAGGAGATAATATAGGGGTAGAGGTAATATGCACATTCTTACCTAGGTCCGTAGTGGATAGTTTGTACTCTGTTATGGAAAGGGCAAATCTAAAGGTAAAGAGTTTAACGTTAGAACCTATAGCTGCTATGGAGGCTGTTGTACCAAAAAGTTTTAGGCTTTTAAATATAGCTCTTATAGATATAGGAGCAGGTACATCAGATATAGCTATAAGCAATAATGATTCTATAGTTGCCTATGGAATGGTTCCACAAGCAGGGGATGAAATTACAGAGGTTATAGCTAAAAATTATTTAGTAGATTTTAATACAGCAGAACTAATTAAGAAAAATTGTACATTAGGAGAAAAGGTAAAGTATAAAGATGTATTAGGTATGGAAAATGAAGTGGAAAGTAAGGGGATAATTAAAAGCATAAAACCGGTAGTGGATAAAATAACTGAGGAAATAGCAAATAAGGTTATGGAGTTAAATGGAGGTAAGTCTCCCAGTGCCGTATTTCTTGTAGGTGGAGGAGCGTATACTTGTAATTTGCCAGAAATATTAGCAGAAAAACTTCAATTGCAACCTAATAGAATTGCTATTAAGAATAGAAAAGATGTGGTTAATTGTCTATGTAAGGATAATAAATTAGATTCTATCGGAGTTACAGTTTTAGGCATAGCTTTAGAGGCCATAGATAAAGCAGGAAAAGACTTTATTGATGTAATTTTAAATAATAAGGTAGTTAGTTTATTTAATTCTCATAGTCATAGCGTAAAAGAAGTAATGCTTCAGGCAGGTATAAATCCTAAGGTTCTTATAGGTAGAAATGGTGAAAATGTAAGATTTATTTTAAATAACATTCCAAGAATAGCCTTTGGTGAACTGGGTACAAAATCAGAAATAACAGTAAATGCAGTGCTAGCAAATATGGATACTGAAGTACATGAAGGAGATAACATAAAAGTTGAATTTGCAAAACATGGTAAGAATGCTGCTCCAAAAGTATATGAATATTTAAAAACTGTAGACACTGTAAGTTTTTATATAAATGAAAAATTAACTAATATGGAACCAGTGGCTTTAAAAGATGGCGAAAGAGTTGCAATAGACTACATAATTAGAGAGAATGATGAAATAACCATTATATATCCTTCTACCTTAGGGGAATATAAAAAGTATATTGGAGAAGAAGAATTGAATTTTTTTATGAAGGGTAACGCATTAGAGGATACATATGATATTAAAGAGGGTGACCAAATTTATACTGAACAAATACAGGATATATCTATAAATAAAGTCAACAATAGTATAGAGAAAGAGAAGGAATATATACAAAACCATAATAGTTATATACAAAAGCAAAATATATATAAGCCCAAAGAGGAAATACAGGAAAATTTTACGCAAATAAAAACAGTAGAAGTTATAGTAAATGGAGAAAAAGTAATAATGAATAATAAAGAAAAATATGTATTTATAGATGTATTCCAATTCATAAATTTCGATTTATCAGTAGTAAGAGGAAAACTTGTGTTACTACTAAATGGAAACAATGCAGGTTATTATGATGAAATTTCTGATGGAGATATAATTACAGTAGCATGGGAATAATAATATACAGAATGGAGAGTTATTATGGATTTTTTTACAAAAGCTTTAGAGATAAAAGATGAAGTTATAGGATATAGAAGAGATTTTCATCAGCACCCTGAGTTAGATTACGAATTGCCTAGAACTTCTAGTATAATTAAAGAGTTTCTAAAAAAAGAAAATATAGAGTATAGAGAGACAGCTCAAAGTGGTATATGTGCTCTAATAAAGGGAAATGGCAATAAAACCATAGCTATAAGGGCAGATATGGACGCACTTCCTATTCAGGATAAAAAAAATTGCCCATATTCATCTTTAGAAAAAAATAAAATGCATGCCTGTGGTCATGATGCCCATATGGCTATTTTAATGGGAACCGCTAAGATACTTAACTCTATTAAAAATACATTAAGAGGCAATGTAAAATTGCTATTTGAACCTGCAGAAGAAACTACTGGGGGAGCAAAGGTTATGGTAAAAGAAGGAGTTCTAGATGATCCTAATGTAGATGCGGTTATAGGTCTTCATGTAGAAGAATGGCTTAATGTTGGTGAAATAGGATTAAAAAGAGGAGTTGTAAATGCTGCATCTAATCCATTTACCATAAAAATAATTGGGAAAGGTGGTCATGGGGCAAGTCCTAATGATACAGTAGACCCAATTGTAATAAGTGCTAATGTAATAAATGCTCTTCAAACTATAATAAGTAGAGAAATTTCGCCTACGGATCCAGGGGTTATAACCATAGGAAGTATACATGGTGGTACAGCACAAAATATTATACCAGATGAAGTTGAAATAAAAGGAATAATGCGTACCATGAAAAAAGAACAAAGAGAGTATGTAAACAAAAGATTTGTGGAGCTTGTAGAAGGAATAGTATCTTCAATGAGGGGTAAGTGTGAAATAAATATTGAAGAAAGTTATCCCAATCTTTATAATGAGGATATGCTTCTAGAAAAATTTAAAAAGGTGTCTACAAAAATATTTAGAGAAAATAATGTTAAAATGTTAGAAGAACCAAGGATGGGAGTTGAAAGTTTTGCGTATTTTTCAATGGAAAGACCATCGGTATTTTATTATTTAGGTTGTAGAAATGAAGAAAGGGGAATAATAAGTCCTGCACACAGCAGTCTTTTCGATATAGATGAAGAATGTATACCGTATGGAATAGCTATGCATTGTGCTTTTGTAGAGGAGTTTTTAAATAGCTAGAACCGGGCAACAAATGAAAAATAGGAGTGATACAATATGAAAATAGAAATAGGATCAAATGAAGCTGGACAGAGAATGGATAAGTTTTTAAGAAAACTGCTTAAAGATGTACCTTTAAGCAGGATATTTAAATCCATAAGAACTGGCCAAGTACGAGTGAATGGAAAAAAAGTAAAGCAAAATTATTCTCTTAATGAAGGGGATATTTTAGTTTTTGAAGATATACAAACAAACTCTTCTAAAAAGGAAGTAAAGAAATTAGATACTGGATTTTTAAAGATAACTTATGAAGATGAAAATATTTTAATTGTAGAAAAGTGGCCAGGAGTTTTGGTTCACTCAGATAAAAAAAATGGAGAAGATACATTAACAGACTATGTATTATCTTATCTTTTTGAAAAAGGGGATTATACACCAGAAAAAGAAATAACCTTCACTCCAGCACCTTGTAATAGATTAGACAGAAATACATCTGGAGTAGTAATATACGGTAAAAATTTCGAGAGTTTAAAACTTTTAAATGAGCTTATTAGAGAAAGAAGAATTAAAAAATATTATACAGCTTTAGTAATAGGTAAGATTAATGATGGAACTTATGAGGCCTATATAGCTAAAGATGAAGATAGTAATATATCTAAAATTTATAAAGAACCCAAAGATAACACTAAAAAAATAGCTATGGATGTTAAAGTAGTTCAAACCATAGGAGCATACACATTAATAGATATAGATTTGATAACAGGAAGAAGCCATCAACTTAGAGCACATTTAAGCTTTTTAGGAAATCCAATAGTGGGTGATCTTAAATATGGTGATAAAAAGATAAATAACTTCTTTCAAAACAAATATGCATTAGATTTTCAATTTTTATATGCATATAAGTTAATATTTAAGAACTGTGATGGAAAGTTAGCTTATATGCAGAATAAAACTATAGCAGAGAGTTTACCACCTATTTTAAAGAAAATTAAGAAAGATGTATTTAAATTTTAGGAAGGTGCTTTTATGAAAAAACAATCTATAACTAAAAGTTTTGCGGTGCTGTCAGCTGCACAAATTATATCAAAAGTGTTATCTGTAGTTTACTTACCTTTTTTAATAAATATATTAGGAGATAAAGGATATGGTATGTATGCTGCTGCATATATAGTTTATGCATTTATATATGTGGTAACTAACTCAGGAATACCAGTGGCTATTTCAAAAATAATGTCTGAGTTATTTGCTTTAGAGAACTATAAAGATGCTGTTAAAAGCTTTAAAATCGCTAGGACAATGCTCCTAGCTTTAGGTATAATTATGTCGGTTTTAATGTTCTTCTTAGCAGCACCACTGGCTGAAGTTACAAAGTCTAAATCATCAGCTTTAGCAATCAAAGCTTTAGCTCCTACGGTGTTGTTTACTTCTATACTTACAGCTTATAGGGGATATTTTCAAGGAAGAAGTAATATGACACCAACGGCAATATCACAGGTTATTGAGCAAATAATAAATATAGTGTTTAGTCTTGTTTTTGCTGCTATATTAGTGAAAAAGGGACCTGA
The DNA window shown above is from Haloimpatiens massiliensis and carries:
- a CDS encoding cell division protein FtsA, coding for MGEYSINEKNVIFSLDIGTRTVIGTVGVVNDSKFNIIAEKCLEHSERAMIDGQIHNINIVSEEVISLKRELEEEIGMELQNVAIAAAGRFLKTTTSKIEIDLGSLKDIDKEIVRGLELTAVKEAEKSISQNINSKLYCVGYSVKNYYLNGYVISNLLSHKGDNIGVEVICTFLPRSVVDSLYSVMERANLKVKSLTLEPIAAMEAVVPKSFRLLNIALIDIGAGTSDIAISNNDSIVAYGMVPQAGDEITEVIAKNYLVDFNTAELIKKNCTLGEKVKYKDVLGMENEVESKGIIKSIKPVVDKITEEIANKVMELNGGKSPSAVFLVGGGAYTCNLPEILAEKLQLQPNRIAIKNRKDVVNCLCKDNKLDSIGVTVLGIALEAIDKAGKDFIDVILNNKVVSLFNSHSHSVKEVMLQAGINPKVLIGRNGENVRFILNNIPRIAFGELGTKSEITVNAVLANMDTEVHEGDNIKVEFAKHGKNAAPKVYEYLKTVDTVSFYINEKLTNMEPVALKDGERVAIDYIIRENDEITIIYPSTLGEYKKYIGEEELNFFMKGNALEDTYDIKEGDQIYTEQIQDISINKVNNSIEKEKEYIQNHNSYIQKQNIYKPKEEIQENFTQIKTVEVIVNGEKVIMNNKEKYVFIDVFQFINFDLSVVRGKLVLLLNGNNAGYYDEISDGDIITVAWE
- a CDS encoding M20 metallopeptidase family protein, with amino-acid sequence MDFFTKALEIKDEVIGYRRDFHQHPELDYELPRTSSIIKEFLKKENIEYRETAQSGICALIKGNGNKTIAIRADMDALPIQDKKNCPYSSLEKNKMHACGHDAHMAILMGTAKILNSIKNTLRGNVKLLFEPAEETTGGAKVMVKEGVLDDPNVDAVIGLHVEEWLNVGEIGLKRGVVNAASNPFTIKIIGKGGHGASPNDTVDPIVISANVINALQTIISREISPTDPGVITIGSIHGGTAQNIIPDEVEIKGIMRTMKKEQREYVNKRFVELVEGIVSSMRGKCEINIEESYPNLYNEDMLLEKFKKVSTKIFRENNVKMLEEPRMGVESFAYFSMERPSVFYYLGCRNEERGIISPAHSSLFDIDEECIPYGIAMHCAFVEEFLNS
- a CDS encoding RluA family pseudouridine synthase, with translation MKIEIGSNEAGQRMDKFLRKLLKDVPLSRIFKSIRTGQVRVNGKKVKQNYSLNEGDILVFEDIQTNSSKKEVKKLDTGFLKITYEDENILIVEKWPGVLVHSDKKNGEDTLTDYVLSYLFEKGDYTPEKEITFTPAPCNRLDRNTSGVVIYGKNFESLKLLNELIRERRIKKYYTALVIGKINDGTYEAYIAKDEDSNISKIYKEPKDNTKKIAMDVKVVQTIGAYTLIDIDLITGRSHQLRAHLSFLGNPIVGDLKYGDKKINNFFQNKYALDFQFLYAYKLIFKNCDGKLAYMQNKTIAESLPPILKKIKKDVFKF